The Muricauda sp. SCSIO 65647 genome includes a region encoding these proteins:
- a CDS encoding beta strand repeat-containing protein, protein MEAAINTDDQDLGEVLTEGNDGGGSAITNIADPTNAQDAATKNYVDNLSVDDADSVVGNEYNTGFTVTGGNLRITDGGGDLDVPLTSIDTDDQDLGEVLTEGNDGGGSAITNIADPTNAQDAATKNYVDNLSVDDADSVVGNEYNTGFTVTGGNLRITDGGGDLDVPLTSIDTDDQNLGEVLTEGNDGGGSAITNIADPTNAQDAATKNYVDNLSVDDADSVVGNEYNTGFTVTGGNLRITDGGGDLDVPLTSLGTDDQDLGEVLTEGNDGGGSAITNIADPTNAQDAATKNYVDNLSVDDADSVVGNEYNTGFSVTGGNLRITDGGGDLDVPLTSLGTDDQDLGEVLTEGNDGGGSAITNIADPTNAQDAATKNYVDNLSVDDADSVVGNEYNTGFTVTGGNLRITDGGGDLDVPLSSLGTDDQNLSEVLTEGNDGGGSAITNIADPTNAQDAATKNYVDNLSVDDADSVVGNEYNTGFTVTGGNLRITDGGGDLDVPLSSLGTDDQNLGEVLTEGNDGGGSAITNIADPTNAQDAATKNYVDNLSVDDADSDITNELTTSGPGVPSGAPANNNPGVTYVDTAAGQLYMWNGTTWNVVGGSAIPGDASDTNELITFFGINGTDLRITEAGTDFDVPLSSLGTDDQNLSEVLTEGNDGGGSAITNIADPTNAQDAATKNYVDNLSVDDADSVVGNEYNTGFTVTGGNLRITDGGGDLDVPLTSLGTDDQDLGEVLTEGNDGGGSAITNIADPTNAQDAATKNYVDNLSVDDADSVVGNEYNTGFSVTGGNLRITDGGGDLDVPLTSLGTDDQDLGEVLTEGNDGGGSAITNIADPTNAQDAATKNYVDNLSVDDADSVVGNEYNTGFSVTGGNLRITDGGGDLDVPLSSLGTDDQDLGEVLTEGNDGGGSAITNIADPTNAQDAATKNYVDNLSVDDADSVVGNEYNTGFTVTGGNLRITDGGGDLDVPLSSIDTDDQNLSEVLTEGADAGGSAITNLADPTNAQDAATKNYVDNLSVDDADSDITNELTTSGPGAPSGAPANNNPGVTYVDTVAGQLYMWNGTTWNVVGGSAIPGDASDTNELITFFGVNGTDLRITEAGTNFDVPLSSLGTDDQNLSEVLTEGADAGGSAITNLADPTNAQDAATKNYVDNLSVDDADSVVGNEYNTGFTVTGGNLRITDGGGDLDVPLSSIDTDDQNLSEVLTEGADAGGSAITNLADPTNAQDAATKNYVDNLSVDDADSVVGNEYNTGFTVTGGNLRITDGGGDLDVPLTSLGTDDQNLGEVLTEGNDGGGSAITNIADPTNAQDAATKNYVDNLSVDDADSVVGNEYNTGFSVTGGNLRITDGGGDLDVPLTSLGTDDQDLGEVLTEGNDGGGSAITNIADPTNAQDAATKNYVDNLSVDDADSVVGNEYNTGFTVTGGNLRITDGGGDLDVPLSSIDTDDQNLSEVLTEGADAGGSAITNLADPTNAQDAATKNYVDNLSVDDADSVVGNEYNTGFTVTGGNLRITDGGGDLDVPLTSLGTDDQDLGEVLTEGNDGGGSAITNIADPTNAQDAATKNYVDNLSVDDADSVVGNEYNTGFSVTGGNLRITDGGGDLDVPLTSLGTDDQDLGEVLTEGNDGGGSAITNIADPTNAQDAATKNYVDNLSVDDADSVVGNEYNTGFTVTGGNLRITDGGGDLDVPLSSIDTDDQNLSEVLTEGADAGGSAITNLADPTNAQDAATKNYVDNLSVDDADSVVGNEYNTGFSVTGGNLRITDGGGDLDVPLSSIDTDDQNLSEVLTEGADAGGSAITNLADPTNAQDAATKNYVDNLSVDDADSDITNELTTSGPGAPSGAPANNNPGVTYVDTVAGQLYMWNGTTWNVVGGSAIPGDASDTNELITFFGVNGTDLRITEAGTNFDVPLSSLGTDDQNLSEVLTEGADAGGSAITNLADPTNAQDAATKNYVDNLSVDDADSVVGNEYNTGFSVTGGNLRITDGGGDLDVPLSSIDTDDQDLGEVLTEGNDGGGSAITNIADPTNAQDAATKNYVDNLSVDDADSVVGNEYNTGFTVTGGNLRITDGGGDLDVPLSSIDTDDQNLSEVLTEGNDGGGSAITNIADPTNAQDAATKNYVDNLSVDDADSVVGNEYNTGFSVTGGNLRITDGGGDLDVPLSSIDTDDQDLGEVLTEGNDGGGSAITNLADPTNAQDAATKNYVDNLSVDDADSVVGNEYNTGFTVTGGNLRITDGGGDLDVPLSSIDTDDQNLSEVLTEGADAGGSAITNLADPTNAQDAATKNYVDNLSVDDADSVVGNEYNTGFSVTGGNLRITDGGGDLDVPLSSIDTDDQNLSEVLTEGNDGGGSAITNIADPTNAQDAATKNYVDNLSVDDADSVVGNEYNTGFTVTGGNLRITDGGGDLDVPLTSLGTDDQDLGEVLTEGNDGGGSAITNIADPTNAQDAATKNYVDNLSVDDADSVVGNEYNTGFTVTGGNLRITDGGGDLDVPLSSLGTDDQDLGEVLTEGNDGGGSAITNIADPTNAQDAATKNYVDNLSVDDADSVVGNEYNTGFTVTGGNLRITDGGGDLDVPLSSIDTDDQNLSEVLTEGADAGGSAITNLADPTNAQDAATKNYVDNLSVDDADSVVGNEYNTGFTVTGGNLRITDGGGDLDVPLSSIDTDDQNLSEVLTEGADAGGSAITNLADPTNAQDAATKNYVDNLSVDDADSVVGNEYNTGFTVTGGNLRITDGGGDLDVPLSSLGTDDQDLGEVLTEGNDGGGSAITNIADPTNAQDAATKNYVDSVADDDVSVTNTVAGNRIATISEPGTAAVDVNETVTSLSQNTTTGVISYTDEDGGTPETANVVGAEADNMISVGSNGGAYLAAMPTIYSTGKVAIEYVGTPGVDATNSNIYGATVTRLNEGDYQVTFDTALSDTGYIIQLSTLDCDGDCPGNTSANYDDPGITYYNQTTSGFRVNIGDSDNGTTQKDDIDLEFMFTVITIPN, encoded by the coding sequence TTGGAAGCGGCTATCAATACGGACGACCAGGACCTTGGCGAGGTGCTTACGGAGGGCAACGACGGCGGTGGCTCGGCCATCACCAACATAGCCGACCCGACCAACGCGCAGGACGCGGCCACTAAGAACTATGTCGACAACCTCAGTGTCGACGACGCCGATTCCGTTGTGGGCAACGAGTACAACACGGGCTTCACGGTCACGGGGGGCAACCTGCGCATCACGGACGGCGGGGGCGACCTCGACGTGCCGCTGACCTCTATCGACACGGACGACCAGGACCTTGGCGAGGTGCTCACCGAGGGCAACGACGGCGGTGGCTCTGCCATTACCAACATAGCCGACCCTACCAACGCGCAGGACGCGGCCACTAAGAACTATGTCGACAACCTCAGTGTCGACGACGCCGATTCCGTTGTGGGCAACGAGTACAACACGGGCTTCACGGTCACGGGGGGCAACCTGCGCATCACGGACGGCGGGGGCGACCTCGACGTGCCGCTGACCTCTATCGACACGGACGACCAGAACCTTGGCGAGGTGCTGACGGAGGGCAACGACGGCGGTGGCTCTGCCATTACCAACATAGCCGACCCTACCAACGCACAGGACGCGGCCACTAAGAACTATGTCGACAACCTCAGTGTCGACGACGCCGATTCCGTTGTGGGCAACGAGTACAACACGGGCTTCACGGTCACGGGGGGCAACCTGCGCATCACGGACGGCGGGGGCGACCTCGACGTGCCTCTGACCAGTTTGGGCACCGACGACCAGGACCTTGGCGAGGTGCTTACGGAGGGCAACGACGGCGGTGGCTCGGCGATCACCAACATAGCGGACCCTACCAACGCGCAGGACGCGGCCACTAAGAACTATGTCGACAACCTCAGTGTCGACGATGCCGACTCGGTGGTGGGCAACGAGTACAACACGGGCTTCTCGGTGACGGGCGGCAACCTCCGTATCACGGACGGCGGAGGCGACCTCGACGTGCCTCTGACCAGTTTGGGCACCGACGACCAGGACCTTGGCGAGGTGCTTACGGAGGGCAACGACGGCGGTGGCTCGGCCATCACCAACATAGCGGACCCTACCAACGCACAGGACGCGGCGACGAAGAACTATGTCGACAACCTGAGCGTCGACGATGCCGACTCGGTGGTGGGCAACGAGTACAACACGGGCTTCACGGTGACGGGGGGCAACCTTAGGATCACGGACGGCGGGGGCGACCTTGACGTACCGCTGAGCAGTTTGGGCACTGACGACCAGAACCTATCGGAGGTACTGACCGAGGGCAACGACGGCGGTGGCTCGGCCATCACCAACATAGCGGACCCTACCAACGCGCAGGACGCGGCCACGAAGAACTATGTCGACAACCTCAGCGTCGACGATGCGGACTCGGTGGTGGGCAACGAGTACAACACGGGCTTCACGGTCACGGGGGGCAACCTCCGGATCACGGACGGCGGCGGTGACCTCGACGTACCGTTGAGCAGTTTGGGCACCGACGACCAGAACCTTGGTGAGGTACTGACGGAGGGCAACGACGGCGGTGGCTCGGCCATCACCAACATAGCGGACCCTACCAACGCACAGGACGCCGCGACGAAGAACTATGTCGACAACCTAAGCGTCGACGACGCGGACTCCGATATCACCAACGAGCTTACGACCAGTGGTCCTGGAGTTCCTTCAGGCGCACCTGCCAACAATAATCCGGGTGTCACTTATGTGGACACTGCTGCAGGACAATTATATATGTGGAACGGGACCACATGGAACGTGGTCGGTGGCAGTGCCATCCCAGGTGATGCCAGTGACACGAACGAATTGATAACATTTTTTGGTATAAACGGAACAGATCTTCGGATCACTGAGGCCGGAACGGACTTTGACGTACCGCTGAGCAGTTTGGGCACCGATGACCAAAACCTGTCGGAGGTGCTGACCGAGGGCAATGACGGCGGTGGCTCGGCCATCACCAACATAGCGGACCCGACCAACGCACAGGACGCGGCCACTAAGAACTATGTCGACAACCTAAGCGTCGACGACGCCGATTCCGTTGTGGGCAACGAGTACAACACGGGCTTCACGGTCACGGGGGGCAACCTTAGGATCACGGACGGCGGGGGCGACCTCGACGTGCCGCTGACCAGTTTGGGCACCGACGACCAGGACCTTGGCGAGGTGCTCACCGAGGGCAACGACGGCGGTGGCTCGGCCATCACCAACATAGCGGACCCCACCAACGCACAGGACGCGGCCACTAAGAACTATGTCGACAACCTGAGCGTCGACGACGCCGACTCGGTGGTTGGCAACGAGTACAACACGGGCTTTTCGGTGACGGGGGGCAACCTTAGGATCACGGACGGCGGGGGCGACCTCGACGTGCCGCTGACCAGTTTGGGCACCGACGACCAGGACCTTGGCGAGGTGCTCACCGAGGGCAACGACGGCGGTGGCTCGGCCATCACCAACATAGCGGACCCTACCAACGCGCAGGACGCGGCCACTAAGAACTATGTCGACAACCTGAGCGTCGACGATGCCGACTCCGTTGTGGGCAACGAGTACAACACGGGCTTTTCGGTGACGGGGGGCAACCTCCGGATCACGGACGGCGGCGGCGACCTTGACGTTCCGCTGAGCAGTTTGGGCACCGACGACCAGGACCTTGGCGAGGTGCTCACCGAGGGCAACGACGGCGGTGGCTCGGCCATCACCAACATAGCCGATCCCACCAATGCACAGGACGCCGCGACGAAGAACTATGTGGACAACCTAAGCGTCGACGACGCCGACTCGGTCGTGGGCAACGAGTACAACACGGGCTTCACGGTGACGGGGGGCAACCTCCGGATCACGGACGGCGGGGGCGACCTCGACGTACCGCTGAGCTCCATCGACACTGACGACCAGAACCTGAGCGAGGTACTGACCGAGGGCGCGGACGCCGGTGGCTCGGCCATCACGAACCTTGCGGACCCTACCAACGCACAGGACGCCGCGACGAAGAACTATGTCGACAACCTAAGCGTCGACGACGCCGACTCCGATATCACCAACGAGCTTACGACCAGTGGTCCTGGAGCTCCTTCAGGCGCACCTGCCAACAATAATCCGGGTGTCACTTATGTGGATACCGTTGCAGGACAATTATATATGTGGAACGGGACCACATGGAACGTGGTCGGTGGCAGTGCCATCCCAGGTGATGCCAGTGACACGAACGAATTGATAACATTTTTTGGTGTAAACGGAACAGATCTTCGGATCACTGAGGCCGGAACGAACTTTGACGTTCCCTTGAGCAGTTTGGGCACCGACGACCAGAACCTGTCGGAGGTTCTGACCGAGGGGGCGGACGCTGGCGGCAGCGCGATCACGAACCTTGCGGACCCTACCAACGCACAGGACGCCGCGACGAAGAACTATGTCGACAACCTCAGCGTCGACGACGCCGATTCCGTTGTGGGCAACGAGTACAACACGGGCTTCACGGTGACGGGGGGCAACCTCCGCATCACGGACGGCGGGGGCGACCTCGACGTGCCGCTGAGCTCCATCGACACTGATGACCAGAACCTGTCGGAGGTGCTGACCGAGGGGGCCGATGCCGGTGGCAGTGCGATCACGAACCTGGCCGACCCGACCAACGCGCAGGACGCCGCGACGAAGAACTATGTCGACAACCTGAGCGTCGACGATGCGGACTCCGTTGTGGGCAACGAGTACAACACGGGCTTCACGGTTACGGGGGGCAACCTCCGCATCACGGACGGCGGGGGCGACCTCGACGTGCCGCTGACCAGTTTGGGCACCGACGACCAGAACCTTGGTGAGGTGCTGACGGAGGGCAACGACGGCGGTGGCTCGGCCATCACCAACATAGCCGACCCCACCAACGCACAGGACGCGGCCACTAAGAACTATGTCGACAACCTCAGTGTCGACGATGCCGACTCGGTGGTGGGCAACGAGTACAACACGGGCTTTTCGGTGACGGGGGGCAACCTTAGGATCACGGACGGCGGGGGCGACCTCGACGTGCCGCTGACCAGTTTGGGCACCGACGACCAGGACCTTGGCGAGGTGCTCACCGAGGGCAACGACGGCGGTGGCTCGGCCATCACCAACATAGCGGACCCTACCAACGCGCAGGACGCGGCCACTAAGAACTATGTCGACAACCTGAGCGTCGACGATGCCGACTCCGTTGTGGGCAACGAGTACAACACGGGCTTCACGGTGACGGGGGGCAACCTCCGCATCACGGACGGCGGGGGCGACCTCGACGTGCCGCTGAGCTCCATCGACACTGATGACCAGAACCTGTCGGAGGTGCTGACCGAGGGGGCCGATGCCGGTGGCAGTGCGATCACGAACCTGGCCGACCCGACCAACGCGCAGGACGCCGCGACGAAGAACTATGTCGACAACCTGAGCGTCGACGATGCGGACTCCGTTGTGGGCAACGAGTACAACACGGGCTTCACGGTGACGGGGGGCAACCTCCGCATCACGGACGGCGGGGGCGACCTCGACGTGCCGCTGACCAGTTTGGGCACCGACGACCAGGACCTTGGCGAGGTGCTTACGGAGGGCAACGACGGCGGTGGCTCGGCGATCACCAACATAGCGGACCCTACCAACGCGCAGGACGCGGCCACTAAGAACTATGTCGACAACCTGAGCGTAGACGATGCGGACTCGGTGGTGGGCAACGAGTACAACACGGGCTTCTCGGTCACGGGGGGCAACCTTAGGATCACGGACGGCGGGGGCGACCTCGACGTGCCGCTGACCAGTTTGGGCACCGACGACCAGGACCTTGGCGAGGTGCTGACGGAGGGCAATGACGGCGGTGGCTCGGCCATCACCAACATAGCGGACCCCACCAACGCGCAGGACGCCGCCACGAAGAACTATGTCGACAACCTAAGCGTCGACGATGCGGACTCGGTCGTGGGCAACGAGTACAACACGGGCTTCACGGTTACGGGGGGCAACCTCCGGATCACGGACGGCGGGGGCGACCTCGACGTTCCGCTGAGCTCCATCGACACTGACGACCAGAACCTGTCGGAGGTACTGACCGAGGGGGCCGATGCCGGTGGCAGCGCGATCACGAACCTTGCGGACCCGACCAACGCACAGGACGCCGCGACGAAGAACTATGTCGACAACCTCAGTGTCGACGATGCGGACTCGGTCGTGGGCAACGAGTACAACACGGGCTTCTCGGTCACGGGGGGCAACCTCCGGATCACGGACGGCGGGGGCGACCTCGACGTGCCGCTGAGCTCCATCGACACTGATGACCAGAACCTGTCGGAGGTACTGACCGAGGGCGCGGACGCCGGTGGCAGCGCGATCACGAACCTGGCCGACCCTACCAACGCGCAGGACGCCGCCACGAAGAACTATGTCGACAACCTGAGCGTCGACGACGCGGACTCCGATATCACCAACGAGCTTACGACCAGTGGTCCTGGAGCTCCTTCAGGCGCACCTGCCAACAATAATCCGGGTGTCACTTATGTGGATACCGTTGCAGGACAATTATATATGTGGAACGGGACTACATGGAACGTGGTCGGTGGCAGTGCCATCCCAGGTGATGCCAGTGACACGAACGAATTGATAACATTTTTTGGTGTAAACGGAACAGATCTTCGGATTACTGAGGCCGGAACGAACTTTGACGTTCCCTTGAGCAGTTTGGGCACCGACGACCAGAACCTGTCGGAGGTTCTGACCGAGGGGGCGGACGCTGGCGGCAGCGCGATCACGAACCTAGCGGACCCTACCAACGCACAGGACGCCGCGACGAAGAACTATGTCGACAACCTCAGTGTCGACGATGCCGACTCGGTGGTTGGCAACGAGTACAACACGGGCTTCTCGGTCACGGGGGGCAACCTCCGCATCACGGACGGCGGGGGCGACCTCGACGTGCCGCTGAGCTCCATCGACACGGACGACCAGGACCTTGGCGAGGTGCTTACGGAGGGCAACGACGGCGGTGGCTCGGCCATCACCAACATAGCGGACCCGACCAACGCGCAGGACGCCGCCACGAAGAACTATGTCGACAACCTGAGCGTCGACGACGCGGACTCCGTTGTGGGCAACGAGTACAACACGGGCTTCACGGTTACGGGGGGCAACCTCCGGATCACGGACGGCGGCGGCGACCTCGACGTACCGCTGAGCTCGATCGACACCGACGACCAGAACCTGTCGGAGGTACTGACCGAGGGCAACGACGGCGGTGGCTCGGCGATCACCAACATAGCGGACCCTACCAACGCGCAGGACGCGGCCACTAAGAACTATGTCGACAACCTGAGCGTAGACGATGCGGACTCGGTGGTGGGCAACGAGTACAACACGGGCTTCTCGGTCACGGGGGGCAACCTTAGGATCACGGACGGCGGGGGCGACCTCGACGTGCCGCTGAGCTCCATCGACACCGACGACCAGGACCTTGGCGAGGTGCTGACGGAGGGCAATGACGGCGGTGGCAGTGCGATCACGAACCTGGCCGACCCTACCAACGCGCAGGACGCCGCCACGAAGAACTATGTCGACAACCTAAGCGTCGACGACGCCGATTCCGTTGTGGGCAACGAGTACAACACGGGCTTCACGGTGACGGGGGGCAACCTCCGCATCACGGACGGCGGGGGCGACCTCGACGTGCCGCTGAGCTCCATCGACACTGATGACCAGAACCTGTCGGAGGTGCTGACCGAGGGGGCCGATGCCGGTGGCAGTGCGATCACGAACCTGGCCGACCCGACCAACGCGCAGGACGCCGCGACGAAGAACTATGTCGACAACCTGAGCGTCGACGATGCGGACTCGGTCGTGGGCAACGAGTACAACACGGGCTTCTCGGTCACGGGGGGCAACCTCCGGATCACGGACGGCGGCGGCGACCTCGACGTGCCGCTGAGCTCCATCGACACGGACGACCAGAACCTGTCAGAGGTGCTGACGGAGGGCAATGACGGCGGTGGCTCGGCCATCACCAACATAGCGGACCCGACCAACGCACAGGACGCCGCGACGAAGAACTATGTGGACAACCTGAGCGTCGACGACGCCGACTCGGTCGTGGGCAACGAGTACAACACGGGCTTCACGGTCACGGGGGGCAACCTTAGGATCACGGACGGCGGGGGCGACCTCGACGTGCCGCTGACCAGTTTGGGCACCGACGACCAGGACCTTGGCGAGGTGCTGACCGAGGGCAATGACGGCGGTGGCTCGGCGATCACCAACATAGCGGACCCTACCAACGCGCAGGACGCCGCCACGAAGAACTATGTCGACAACCTAAGCGTCGACGATGCGGACTCGGTCGTGGGCAACGAGTACAACACGGGCTTCACGGTGACGGGGGGCAACCTCCGGATCACCGATGGCGGGGGCGACCTTGACGTGCCGCTGAGCAGTTTGGGCACCGACGACCAGGACCTTGGCGAGGTGCTTACGGAGGGCAACGACGGCGGTGGCTCGGCCATCACCAACATAGCGGACCCCACCAACGCACAGGACGCCGCGACGAAGAACTATGTCGACAACCTCAGCGTCGACGATGCCGACTCGGTGGTGGGCAACGAGTACAACACGGGCTTCACGGTGACGGGGGGCAACCTCCGGATCACGGACGGCGGGGGCGACCTCGACGTTCCGCTGAGCTCCATCGACACTGACGACCAGAACCTGTCGGAGGTGCTGACCGAGGGGGCCGATGCCGGTGGCAGCGCGATCACGAACCTTGCGGACCCGACCAACGCGCAGGACGCGGCCACGAAGAACTATGTCGACAACCTGAGCGTCGACGATGCGGACTCGGTCGTGGGCAACGAGTACAACACCGGCTTCACGGTGACGGGGGGCAACCTCCGGATCACGGACGGCGGGGGCGACCTCGACGTTCCGCTGAGCTCCATCGACACTGACGACCAGAACCTGTCGGAGGTGCTGACCGAGGGCGCGGACGCCGGTGGCAGCGCGATAACGAACCTAGCGGACCCTACCAACGCGCAGGACGCCGCGACGAAGAACTATGTCGACAACCTGAGCGTCGACGATGCGGACTCGGTCGTGGGCAACGAGTACAACACGGGCTTCACGGTGACGGGGGGCAACCTCCGGATCACGGACGGCGGGGGCGACCTTGACGTTCCGTTGAGCAGTTTGGGCACCGACGACCAGGACCTTGGCGAGGTGCTTACGGAGGGCAACGACGGCGGTGGCTCGGCCATCACCAACATAGCGGACCCTACCAATGCACAGGACGCCGCCACGAAGAACTATGTCGACAGCGTTGCGGACGACGATGTTTCTGTGACCAATACCGTGGCAGGGAATAGAATCGCTACTATTTCTGAACCTGGTACAGCAGCCGTGGATGTCAACGAAACCGTAACATCATTGTCCCAGAATACAACGACAGGGGTTATCAGTTATACCGATGAAGATGGCGGTACACCAGAAACTGCCAATGTAGTTGGGGCTGAAGCAGATAATATGATAAGTGTGGGTTCAAATGGAGGAGCATACCTAGCCGCTATGCCAACCATTTACTCGACGGGTAAGGTAGCCATTGAATATGTTGGAACCCCTGGTGTAGATGCTACAAACTCCAATATTTATGGGGCAACCGTGACCAGATTGAACGAAGGTGATTACCAAGTGACATTTGATACGGCATTGTCAGACACGGGCTATATCATACAGTTATCCACATTGGATTGTGACGGTGATTGCCCTGGCAACACCAGTGCCAACTATGATGACCCCGGCATTACCTATTATAACCAAACGACCTCAGGATTCAGGGTAAACATAGGAGACAGTGATAACGGTACCACCCAAAAGGATGATATCGATCTAGAGTTTATGTTTACGGTAATCACCATACCAAACTAA